From a single Granulicella aggregans genomic region:
- the rpmH gene encoding 50S ribosomal protein L34, with product MPKRTFQPNRRHRAKTHGFLTRMKTKAGAAVLSRRRAKGRHKIAVSAGFRD from the coding sequence ATGCCAAAGCGTACTTTTCAGCCTAACCGCCGCCACCGCGCCAAGACCCACGGCTTCCTTACCCGCATGAAGACCAAGGCTGGAGCCGCAGTGCTCAGCCGCCGCCGTGCGAAGGGCCGCCACAAGATCGCCGTCAGCGCCGGCTTCCGCGACTAG
- a CDS encoding cation:proton antiporter, whose protein sequence is MSKLELISLMVTTAAVFGWVSRRWLKLPITIGTMLLTVIASLILLAISAGHPAVHTWAMGLVGAIDFENLILHGMLPLLLFAGSFLLDLEALGREKLLVTLLSLPGTLLAAAASAGLMWLLLPAIGLHTTWLACLFFGALISPTDPIAVLELLRRVGVPRNIQAQLAGESLFNDGVGAVLFIALLEASRGTQPTFVDVAGFLILKAGGGLLLGIALAFIASSLMRAVDAYQVEILMTIALALGGYALAERLSISAPLEAVAAGIALRRFNLTHRHAEIAHESLDRFWEVIDEVQNAVLFVLLGLMILAIPFSGLALRSGGLAIVVVTLVRFATVALIVGIMRTIEPGYLSSIRTLSWGGLRGGLSLALALAVPLQQGRSWILVATYSVVLFSIVVQGGSMDLVVGKLKIKRPRIKDKEAA, encoded by the coding sequence ATGTCGAAGCTCGAACTCATCAGCCTCATGGTCACCACCGCAGCCGTCTTCGGCTGGGTAAGCCGCCGCTGGCTCAAGCTCCCGATCACCATCGGGACCATGCTGCTCACCGTCATCGCCTCGCTCATCCTGCTCGCCATCAGCGCAGGCCATCCCGCCGTCCACACCTGGGCCATGGGCCTCGTCGGTGCCATCGACTTCGAAAACCTCATCCTCCACGGCATGCTCCCCCTGCTGCTCTTCGCCGGATCGTTCCTGCTCGACCTCGAAGCCCTTGGCCGCGAAAAGCTCCTCGTCACCCTGCTCTCGCTTCCCGGGACCCTCCTCGCCGCCGCAGCCAGCGCCGGCCTCATGTGGCTTCTGCTCCCCGCCATCGGCCTCCACACCACATGGCTCGCCTGCCTCTTCTTCGGCGCCCTCATCTCTCCCACCGACCCCATCGCCGTCCTCGAACTCCTCCGCCGCGTCGGCGTCCCTCGCAACATCCAGGCCCAGCTCGCCGGCGAGTCCCTCTTCAACGACGGCGTCGGCGCCGTCCTCTTCATCGCCCTCCTCGAAGCCTCACGCGGCACCCAGCCCACCTTCGTCGATGTCGCCGGCTTCCTCATCCTCAAGGCCGGCGGCGGCCTTCTCCTCGGCATCGCCCTCGCCTTCATCGCATCGAGCCTGATGCGTGCTGTCGACGCCTACCAGGTCGAGATCCTCATGACCATCGCCCTTGCCCTCGGTGGCTACGCCCTCGCCGAGCGCCTCTCCATCTCCGCTCCTCTCGAAGCCGTCGCCGCCGGCATCGCCCTCCGCCGCTTCAACCTCACCCACCGCCACGCCGAGATCGCCCACGAAAGCCTCGACCGCTTCTGGGAGGTCATCGACGAGGTCCAGAACGCCGTCCTCTTCGTCCTTCTCGGCCTCATGATCCTGGCCATCCCCTTCAGCGGCCTCGCCCTCCGTTCAGGCGGCCTCGCCATCGTCGTCGTCACCCTCGTCCGCTTCGCTACCGTCGCCCTCATCGTCGGCATCATGCGTACCATCGAGCCCGGCTACCTCAGCTCCATCCGCACCTTAAGTTGGGGCGGCCTGCGCGGCGGCCTCTCGCTCGCACTCGCCCTCGCCGTCCCGCTCCAGCAGGGACGCAGCTGGATCCTCGTCGCCACCTACTCCGTCGTCCTCTTCTCGATCGTCGTGCAGGGCGGATCGATGGACCTGGTGGTCGGCAAGCTCAAGATCAAGCGCCCCAGGATCAAGGACAAGGAGGCCGCATGA
- a CDS encoding DUF1697 domain-containing protein, whose product MSHPLSVALLRGINVGGKNILPMKSLAELFRQSGAEDIKTYIQSGNVVFRAAHPDKVAAKVRAQIGEQFSLKVPVVIRSAAEITTTITTNPYLQSGIDPSWLHVMFLAGVPSAGQIAKLDPTRSAPDEFALIGRDLYLHLPNGAAKTRLTATWFDSTLKTTGTQRNWRTVLTLSDMMAV is encoded by the coding sequence ATGAGCCATCCACTCTCCGTAGCTCTCCTCCGCGGCATCAACGTCGGAGGCAAGAACATCCTCCCCATGAAATCCCTCGCGGAGCTCTTCCGCCAGTCCGGCGCAGAAGACATCAAGACCTACATCCAGAGCGGCAACGTAGTCTTCCGCGCCGCCCATCCAGACAAAGTAGCCGCAAAAGTACGCGCCCAGATCGGCGAGCAGTTCAGCCTGAAAGTTCCTGTAGTCATCCGCTCCGCCGCCGAGATCACAACCACCATCACCACCAATCCCTATCTGCAATCGGGCATCGACCCATCCTGGCTCCATGTCATGTTCCTGGCCGGCGTTCCCTCAGCCGGGCAGATCGCCAAACTCGATCCCACTCGTTCCGCCCCCGACGAGTTCGCCCTCATCGGTCGCGACCTCTATCTCCATCTCCCCAACGGGGCCGCAAAGACCAGGCTAACCGCCACCTGGTTCGACTCCACCCTGAAGACCACCGGCACCCAACGCAACTGGCGCACCGTCCTCACGCTCAGCGACATGATGGCGGTGTAA
- a CDS encoding NADP-dependent oxidoreductase produces the protein MKAVVLHEYGGPSKLKYEDFEDPKPGPGEVLVRVAASSVNPVDYKMRSGAAKERFPVAFPGILGRDVSGLVREVGEGVTGFAPAQRVMALAHATYAELTVVKADELTLVPEGLDLVEAAALPLVSLTGEQLISRGTGIKQGETVLISGAMGSVGRAAIFTAKKAGATVIAGVKKSQLDAAKELGADEVVALDDKEAMAKVGFMDAVADTVGGETGEMLLGKVKQGGVFASVVGPPPGAKLHPTVKIVPVMAVPDPVKLAEMAAEVVAGRYKIPIDRMLPLAEAADGQVAAEKGGIGKVLLLA, from the coding sequence ATGAAGGCTGTGGTTTTGCATGAGTACGGTGGACCGTCGAAGCTGAAGTATGAAGACTTTGAAGATCCCAAGCCGGGACCAGGTGAGGTGCTGGTTCGAGTCGCCGCGAGCAGCGTGAATCCGGTGGACTACAAGATGCGCTCGGGTGCGGCGAAGGAACGGTTTCCGGTGGCCTTCCCTGGGATACTGGGCCGCGATGTCTCGGGTCTGGTGCGTGAGGTGGGCGAAGGAGTTACGGGATTCGCTCCGGCGCAGAGGGTGATGGCGCTGGCTCATGCGACCTATGCGGAGTTGACGGTGGTGAAGGCTGACGAGTTGACGCTGGTTCCGGAGGGGCTGGACCTGGTGGAGGCGGCGGCGCTTCCGCTGGTGTCGCTGACGGGGGAGCAGCTGATCTCGCGTGGGACGGGCATCAAGCAGGGTGAGACGGTGCTAATCTCGGGCGCAATGGGAAGCGTGGGCAGGGCGGCGATCTTTACGGCGAAGAAGGCCGGGGCGACGGTGATCGCGGGAGTCAAGAAGTCGCAGTTGGATGCGGCGAAGGAGCTGGGAGCGGACGAGGTGGTCGCGCTCGATGATAAGGAGGCGATGGCGAAGGTGGGATTCATGGATGCGGTCGCCGATACGGTTGGGGGCGAGACGGGAGAGATGCTGCTGGGGAAGGTGAAGCAGGGTGGGGTGTTCGCTTCGGTAGTGGGGCCGCCCCCGGGAGCGAAGCTGCACCCAACGGTGAAGATCGTTCCGGTGATGGCGGTGCCCGATCCGGTAAAGCTGGCGGAGATGGCGGCGGAGGTTGTGGCGGGAAGGTACAAGATCCCGATCGACAGGATGTTGCCGCTGGCCGAGGCTGCCGATGGGCAGGTGGCGGCGGAGAAGGGTGGGATTGGGAAGGTGTTGCTGCTGGCTTGA